From Arachis stenosperma cultivar V10309 chromosome 2, arast.V10309.gnm1.PFL2, whole genome shotgun sequence, one genomic window encodes:
- the LOC130962752 gene encoding uncharacterized protein LOC130962752, with product MYQRLMNKVFSGLIGKTVEVYIDDILVKTTQAKELITDLEAVFASLRLHKMRLNPPQGLRHGSREVLGFYDNPKRIGSQPGEMRSNFTDDELEMCQRWIVFKWTPACEEAFNHFKNIILAPLVLDKPRNGETLYLYLAVTDEALVTVLVRDEVKIQQPTYFVCKALQGAELRYSKLKKLTYVRLTSSRRLRQYFQGHQTCNQGPSNGRFFGRSNGKPPETPSIRWKLHVDGASNQTFGGAGIILESPTGVVYKQSVKFEFLVTNNQAECEALLGGLFLAREVGTTRVEICSDSQVVTSQINETYQAKDSLLQKYLEKVKKLSEEFDEVTVQHVPRERNTRADLLSKMASTKPGTGNRSLIQGLVKEPIVTLHITRAADLPSWMDPITIFLENGKLSDDKKTAKALRREAAKHTIIQGQLFKKGLNQPLLKCLHPDQTDYVLSEVQEECCGHHIGGKALAQKLVRDGYYWPSMMTNSKEFVKKYRRCQENANFHKVPVVELSLLMASRPFSQWGCRPLRAFSGRGRTGQVPNCRYRLLNEVGRGRAIGQYILRKLPKILVETSNSQIQNPRGRHLGQRDAICRQEVREISRRFRDKAKVIIC from the exons ATGTATCAAAGGCTTATGAACAAGGTATTTAGTGGTCTTATCGGCAAGACTGTAGAAGTGTACATAGACGACATCCTGGTGAAGACCACCCAGGCCAAAGAACTTATCACTGATCTAGAGGCCGTGTTCGCATCTCTTCGGCTGCACAAGATGAGGCTTAACCCCCCTCAAggccttcgccatggaagccgggaagttcttgggttttatgataACCCAAAGAGGATTGGAAGCCAACCCGGAGAAATGCGAAGCAATTTTACGGATGACGAGCTCGAGATGTGTCAAAGAT GGATAGTGTTCAAATGGACCCCAGCGTGCGAGGAAGCCTTCAATCACTTCAAGAATATAATCTTGGCACCACTTGTCCTCGACAAACCTAGAAATGGAGAGACACTATACTTGTACTTAGCAGTAACTGATGAGGCTTTGGTGACCGTCTTGGTACGGGACGAAGTGAAGATCCAGCAGCCGACCTACTTTGTGTGCAAGGCATTGCAAGGGGCAGAGTTGAGGTACAGTAAACTGAAAAAGCTGACATATGTGCGCCTGACCTCCTCCCGTAGGCTGCGACAATACTTCCAAGGACACCAG ACATGCAATCAAGGCCCAAGCAATGGCCGATTTTTTGGTCGAAGTAACGGGAAACCCCCCGAGACACCGAGCATACGGTGGAAACTCCATGTagacggagcctccaaccaaACATTCGGAGGAGCGGGGATCATTCTAGAAAGCCCAACTGGAGTCGTGTATAAGCAATCAGTTAAGTTCGAGTTTCTGGTGACCAATAACCAAGCGGAGTGTGAGGCCCTTCTTGGTGGCCTATTCTTGGCAAGGGAAGTCGGGACCACCAGAGTTGAAATATGCAGTGACTctcaggtcgtcacatcacagaTCAATGAAACGTATCAAGCCAAGGACTCATTGCTACAAAAATACTTGGAGAAGGTCAAAAAGCTGAGTGAGGAGTTTGACGAAGTCACGGTACAGCACGTTCCGAGGGAGAGGAACACACGGGCTGATCTCCTATCAAAAATGGCGAGCACAAAACCAGGAACGGGGAACCGATCTCTGATTCAAGGTTTGGTGAAGGAACCAATAGTGACCTTACATATAACCCGGGCGGCCGACCTCCCTTCATGGATGGACCCGATCACTATTTTTTTGGAAAACGGTAAACTCTCAGATGACAAAAAGACGGCAAAAGCACTAAGGAGAGAAGCCGCCAAGCATACAATAATACAAGGCCAGCTATTCAAGAAAGGGCTGAACCAACCCCTATTGAAGTGCCTGCATCCCGACCAGACAGACTACGTATTAAGCGAAGTCCAGGAAGAGTGTTGTGGCCACCACATTGGAGGAAAGGCCTTAGCCCAAAAACTCGTCAGGGACGGCTACTATTGGCCCTCAATGATGACGAATTCCAAGGAGTTCGTGAAGAAATACAGAAGATGCCAGGAAAACGCCAACTTTCACAAAGTGCCGGTGGTTGAACTTAGCCTACTGATGGCCTCCCGACCATTCTCCCAATGGGGGTGTCGACCTCTTAGGGCCTTTTCCGGTCGGGGCCGGACAGGTCAAGTACCTAATTGTCGCTATCGATTATTAAACGAAGTGGGTAGAGGCCGAGCCATTGGCCAGTATATCCTCAGAAAATTGCCGAAAATTCTTGTGGAGACAAGTAATAGCCAGATTCAGAATCCCAGAGgtcgtcatctcggacaacggGACGCAATTTGCCGACAAGAAGTTCGGGAAATTTCTCGCCGGTTTAGGGATAAAGCAAAAGTTATCATCTGTTGA